In Candidatus Dormiibacterota bacterium, the sequence TTCTCGACAACCTCTATCTCCACGGCCAGCTGATGCCGGTGATCGCCGTCTTCCCCGACGGCCAGGGGGTCGTCGAGGACGACTCGTGGTGGGGCGACACCGCCATCGGCGACAGCGTCGAGAGCTGGCTGACCGGTCAGCTGGTGCCCGCGGTCGACACCCGCTACCGCACCATGGGCGCGGGCCACCGGGGCATCGCCGGGCTCAGCGCCGGCGGCTTCGGCGCGGTGAACATCTCCATCCACCATCCCGGCATGTTCAGCTGGACGGCGAGCTACTCGGGAGTGTTCACCGCCCCCGCCGACCTCTTCGGTGCCGCCGCCGCCGCCAACAGCCCGGAGATCACCGCCGCCGCGCTGCCGGCGACGGCGCGGACCC encodes:
- a CDS encoding alpha/beta hydrolase-fold protein; protein product: MIAGALASACMVAGALTQVASAHGSGAAVPRTATAPAAVPAVLPAVAARDCGPVTTTPPPPPTSLPGHVETLSVGGHTVYVDVPGAYPALPATRFPVVYFLHGSPGAAADWLGAGSSLPSILDNLYLHGQLMPVIAVFPDGQGVVEDDSWWGDTAIGDSVESWLTGQLVPAVDTRYRTMGAGHRGIAGLSAGGFGAVNISIHHPGMFSWTASYSGVFTAPADLFGAAAAANSPEITAAALPATART